The genomic DNA GTGACGAGGACGGCGACGGCGTGGGCGATGATCATCCCCGCCGAGGTGGCCCCGTGGCTCGCATGTTCGAGCGCGGATGCGGCAGGACCGAGGTCAAGGGAGCCGGAGGCTGGGACGATGTGTCCGGCATGGGTGTGGAGGGCCGCCTCGGCGGAAGTGGATCCGGCACCTGCAGCTCCGGCCTGACCGCTTCCGGATTGAACGGTTCCCGCGTGGGCCCCCGCATGGGCGAAGGTGTGTGCGGACCAGCCCATCGTCAGGTGCATGAGCACCTGTCCGAGGCCGAGCAGGCCCGCCAGAGTCAGGTAGCCCAGGCGCCTGCCGGCGACGATCATCGCCGACCAGAGGACGAGAACGAAGACGACCACAGTGCCCGGAATCGAGACGCCGCCACCGGCACCGAGGTGCATGAGCAGAGCCAGGAGAGTCGTGAAGAGGGCAGCGAAGAGCGCACGTACGGATTTCGTCCATCCGGTCATGGGCCCTCCTCTCAGCTCGCTCCCACATTCTACTCAATGTAGAACAATTTCGGGAAGGCGGCAGAGCCTACATCCGCAGCCAGGTATCGGCGGTCTTCTTGACCATGGCACCGGCATCAGCGGCAGCATCGCCCCAGACGACGAGGTTGCCATCGGGGTCAGTGGTGGAGTCGGAGAGGACGACAACGTCGAAGTTGCACACAAGACCCGCCATCGCCGAGGCGTAGACGGCTCCGGGGGTGCCCGCCGAGGAGACGTCGGCGTCAGCATCGCCTCCCGCCTGGGCGGCGGGGTCAGCGGTGACTTGGCCTGCTCCGGCCCCGGGCACGCCCGTGGTGGCGTCGACGCCGGGCACGCCCGTGGTGGCGTCGGCGCCGGCGATGATGATCCGGTCGACTGAGAGGTCATGCAGACCTGCGGCCAGATCGTCGACGCCTTCGAACACATCCGGGCTCTCGGACCGGAGCACAAGATCCTCTTCATCAGGGACGAAGATGCTCAGCTCCCCGTCGGGAGTGTCGGCGAGGTCAGCCTTCGTCGACGCGAAGATGAGCACACCACCCACGGCGCGGGTGCGGGTGACGATATCGCCGAGGGTCTCCATGGCGTCATCGCTGGGGTAGCTGGCGTCGTCGGTGTCAATGAGGAGCAGGGCATCCATACTCCAATCGTGCCACGACCGACCGACACATTCGAAGCCGGTTCGCCTCGGCCGCAGCCGACAACACCCTTGACCTGCATGGACTCAACGAGGCTTGTCAGCTTCCTCGAACTATGGCGAACACCGTATTTGTGTTCGAAACTTTTTTAGATCACCTATGGACTTTCACACATTATGAGCGTACAATGGATTCCAACAACAACGATGTTGGTGAACGGAATTCATCCCCATGACCCTCACTCCCGAACGCAGCTCCGATCATGCCGATCGGAACGCCGACCACTCCCCGCAGACCAGCGGTCACCCGCTGCTGGCCGACGAGGAGTGGGCAGATCTCAGCCGCTTCGCGCCCGAAGTCACCTCGTCGATCACTCAGCTGATGAGCCTCAAAGACGAGCTGCGCTCGTTCGATCGCCCCATGGGACCGGATCAGGCCATCATGCTCGCCGATGGGGTCGAGGCGATCACACGCATCAACGATGCATTGTCGACGCTCGCACTCTCCGTCTGCGAACGCGTCGGAACACCCAGCGATTTCGGCGCCAAGTCGACGAAGTCGCTCATCGAGAACCGATTCAACCTCACCGGCGCGGAGGCGAATCGCCGCACCGATATGGCCAAGAACCTCGGCGGACGCGTCGACATGGCCGGACAGGCTCTGCCGCCTCTCTACCCTGTCGTCGCAGAGGCCCTCCATGCCGGCACGATCTCCGCCGCCCAGGCGTCTGTCATCGAAGACTGCATGCGCAAACTGCCCACGTGGGTCAGTCAGACGGTCCGCACCGACGTCGAGACGCGCTTGGTCGACAACGCGCCCAAGGTCCGTCTCAAGGATCTGCGCGAGATCTTCGGCAAGCTCATGGGCTATATCGACCCGGACGGCGCAGAGCCGAACGACTCGGCCGACCGCTCTGCGTACAACATGTCCATGCGTGCCAAGACCAACGGCGACTGGGAGCTGCGTGGACTGCTCGACCCCGTCACCGGCGGCACTCTCAACGGACTGCTGACCTCACGAATCCAGTCTGCGGGAGAAGACGACAAGGCCGGTGCCGACAATACCGGTGCCGACTCGGCGACCGGCGCCTCTGGGATCGCGGCCGCGGGCAATCCCGCCACCGTCACCGCTGCTTCTGAGGGAACGAGCTCGCCGCTTCCTGACACGGAGCTGCTTGAGATCGTCGATGCTGTGCTCTCCGGTGACCGATATGACGCGAAGCGAGTTCCGGAACCCGATCTCGACGCAGCTCGCACGAGCGGAAATTCGGCGCCCGTCCCCGGCGTCGGTGTTCGGGAGGACGGCGGTTTCGTCGACGTCAGCGCTGAACAGCCCTCGGCGCGCGAATGGATCTACGAGCGATTCGCCGGCCTCGTCACGACGATCGACAAGCAGCGGACGGCTGCGGGAGCGCCTTATGCTCTCGTCATCAACGCCACCGCCGAAGATCTGGCCAAAGGAACAGGACACGGCACCACGGGCGCCGACAATCCCATTCCCATCAAGGAACTGATGAGAAACGGCCTCAACGGCTCGCTGTTCTTCCACCTCATGAGCGACAGGGCCAAGACGATGCAGGTGGCCACAGAGCAGCGCTTCGCCAATCGCAAACAGTTGGCAGTGATCACCGCCCGTGACCGAGGTTGCACCTTCCCCGGCTGTGACGCCCCTCCCGGTTGGTGCGATGCCAACCATGTGTTTCCATGGTCGCTCGGCGGCAAGACGGAGATCAACAATCTCGCGCTGCTCTGCAGCTATCATCACCACCTGCTCGACCGCACCGACTGGGACACGGTGATGCTCTTCGACGGGCGACCAGCCTACATTCCGCCCGCCGCAAAGGACCCGGCTCGTAAGCCGGTCCTCCACGCCCGGTTCATCGCGGACGACATCGTCGACTCCCTGTTCGACAAATAGCCGCCCCAACTTTCAGGGGACAGCTGTGCCCACTTTCCAAGTTCAGCCGGACTCAATTCGGTTCTGCCATGTTCGGCTGGGTTCAGTCCCCCAACGAAGAGGCCCGGATGCTCACGTCCTCATCGAGCAGCAGGAGGTCAGCCGACATTCCGGGAGCCAACAGGCTGCCGCCACCGGCGGCACCGGCGGCACCACCCGCCGCATGCAGAGAATCGCCCGACTCCGGCACTCCGCCCACGGCACGCAATGGAACGAGGCTCGCGGACTGCACAGCGTCGAACGGGCTGAGTCCCACCTCGGCGACTGCCCGCTTCACAGCCTCGTCCATCGTCAACGTGGACCCCGCGATGGCGCCCTGAGTGCCATCCGCGGTAACCAGGCGCGCTACCGAATCCTTGACCTCGACCGGGAGCGAACCAAGGTGATAGCTCCCATCATGCAGGCCGGTCGCCGCCATGGCGTCAGTGATGAGAGCAAGGCGCCCGGGCGCGAGTTCGTGGAGCATACGCGCGACCGGGGCGACGACATGGACGCCGTCATTGATGAGTTCGATGGTGACATGCTCGGCCTCGGCCGCGGCGAGGACCGGCCCCGGAGCACGGTGATGGACTCCGGGCATCGCATTGAACGCGTGGGTGAGGATGCTCGCCCCCGCTTCGAAGGCCTGCGCGGCCAGCGCATAATCGGCAGCCGTGTGACCGACGGCCACACGCACCCCTGCCGCAGAGAACCGACCGATCGCATCGAGAGCACCGGGAAGTTCGGGCGCGATCGTGATCTGCACAAGAGTTCCATCGGCCGCCTCGAGGATCGCCTCGACCGCCTCCGGAGTCGGCGATGTGAGCACTTCGGGCGCATGCGCACCTTTGAAATCCGGGGACAGGAACGGACCTTCGGCGTGCAGGCCCATGACCATGGCCCGCTCACGGACGAGTCCGGCGCCCGCGCGCAGGGACTCACACAGCCCCTCGATCGTGTCGGAGACGTAGGACAGAGCGAGTCTGCCGGTGCCGTGGGCCCGATGCACGTCGAGGATCGCATCGATCCCCTCGTTCCCGTCCTCGGCGCTCGCACCGCCCGCACCGTGACAGTGGATATCGACGAACATGGGAGCCACGTATCCGCCGGCGCCGTCGATGATCTCACCTCTCGCCGAGGCGGCCCTGTCCTTCCAGCCGTCCCCGCGGCCCCGTGCAGTGACCGTTCCTTCGGCGATCGCGATCCACGTGTCAGCGGTCTCCTCGGAGAACGTCGCCCGACCGCCGTCGAGGATGCACGCATTGTGGATGACCGCCTCGGCGGGGATCCGTTCGGTCTGTGTCATCAGGGTCCTTCCATCGCTCTGAACAACCCTCACCCCAGTGTGCGGACTCGGTTCGCGTCGATGCCGAGCACGTGAGAGTCGAGGAACGCGAGCACGGTTCGGTACCAGACCTCGGCGTTCCCACGGCCGAGGATCCAATGCCCCTCGTCGGGGAAATAGAGGAACCGGTGCTGAGTGTCGCCATCGGCGTCGAGCGGAGTCTTCGCCCGGGTGAGCAGGTCCAGCCACAGTTCCTGGCCCTGCCCGATCGGCACCCGGTAGTCCTTGTCGCCGTGGATGACGAGCATCGGCACCTCGATGTCATCGGCGAACAGGTGCGGCGAATACTGCGCCGACTGCTCCCGCATCGCCTGATCCCACGACGAATTGTCCGTCGTCCGCCCCATCGACGTGGTGTTCCACAGAGAGGCATGGGTGACGATGCACTTGAACGCGCTGCCGGTGTGCCCTGCCACCCAGTTGGCCATGTATCCGCCGTAGGACCCGCCGGCCAGTGCGACACGTTCGGAATCGATGTCCGCTCTCTCCCCTGCGGCCTCGGTCAGCGCCATGATGTCGGTGAAGGGAGTGCCGCCGAGCTGCTGCTGACCGCGGTCGATCATTGCCTGCCCGTAGCCGGTGGAGATCGCCGGGTCCGGCAGCAGCACCGCATAGCCGGCAGCAGCGAAGGGACCCGGATTCCACCGGTAGGTCCACGCATTCCACGATCCCCACGGTCCGCCATGGGCGAATACGACGAGCGGATGCGGCCCCTCCCCCTCCGGGAGCACCAGCCACGCGCGGATCTGCGTGCCGTCCTCGGCACGAACCTCCACCTCGGTGAGGGTGCCTTCTTCCTCGAGCACCGTCGCCGGGTTCGCGAGCTCGCTGATGACCCCGGTTCCGAGGTCGACGGAGATCGGCAGCGGTGCGACATCGATCGCCGAGGCGGTCGCCACGACCGTGTCCTCGCGCAGAGCCAGCCCCGAGAACGAATACTTCTGATCGGCGCCCCCGACCAGCCGCCGAGGCTGAGCATCGTTGATGCCACCGATGAAGATGCTGCCGCGACCATGATCATCCGCGGTGGCCACGATGGTCGAATCGTCCGCCCAGATCGGAGAGAACCAGAAATCGGCATCCGGCCACACAGGATTCAGTTCCGCGGTCTCGAGATCGAGAACCATGAGTTCGGCCGCGAGGTTGGTCTGCGGAGTCCAATTCTGTACGCGAGTGACCAGTGCTTTCGTCCCGTCCGGGCTGATGGCCTCGATGTCGAAGCTGTGATCGGCAGCCGGTTTCGTCAGACGGTGCAGTTCGGGTTCCCCGTCGAGGTCCACGCGCCAGATCTCACTGGCCTCGAGCTGACCGGGGATCGGCTTCTCGAGCTGGACGAGGGCGAAGCGGGCCCCATCGTCGACGGCCCAATCGACCAGTCGGCCAGACGGCAGGGACAGGTACCGGAAATCCAAGCCCGCCGGGGGGCTCAGCTCGTCACTGACTTCCGGAAAGTCGGCGTCCGCCTCGTTGAGCGTGGCCACGGCCAGGGTCTGTCGGCCCGGCCCCAGATCATGATCCCAGCGGCGGATCGGGAACCCGGTATGGAGGATCCCGCTGACCTTCGCATCGCTGCGTTCGGTGCTGAATTCCTGATGGTCGTTCTCGTCGGCGGCCCACGTATGGACGGGGAACTCGACGACGATGGTCTCGCCCTTGACCTCGATTCGGGAGAAGCCGCCCTCATGGTCGGCAAGCTTGCGGGCCTCACCGTTGTCCGGCAGAGCCCACAAGCTCGGGGATTCGGTATCTTTGCCGTCCTCGCCTTTGCGTTTGGAGGCGAAGACGATCGTGCCGTTCTCGCTCAGTGCGGCCGGTCCCACGGACTGACCGCCCCGAGTGATGCGTCGGGGCGTCTCCCCGCTGATATCGGCGAGGTGGCTGAGGGAGGAATTCCCCTCGGAATTGAGAAACGAGTACTGGGCGATGACGCGGCCGCTCTGATTCGTCAAGAGGCCTTGCAGGCGGCGGGCGTCGAGGAGTCGGGTCACTGCGTCGTGGGTCGTCATCTTCCCATCCTAGATCCCAGCGCGGATTCCGGGGTGAAATCCAGAGAAACCCCAGATCGCCGAGGCGGTCGACAGTCCCCGAAGAGTCAGTGGAAACTCGGTGACGGGACTTTCTCACCGTCAATCGTCACCGTCGGCAGCATCTTCTTGAAGTCCTCCGCCACTTCGGTGTTCGTCTTCGGTGTGCGCATCTCGATTGACAGATTCACCAGGCGCCCGTTGATCTTGTAGCCCGTCTGCACCCCGAAGGCATAAGTCGGTTCGTTGTTGATAGCGAGGATCTCGGTCGGGCCGAGTTCACCCTGATAGCTCCAGAACTCGCCCGCGGCCAGCGACCCCGTCTGCTCGGCCAACACCTGTGAGTCCTGTTCGGAGAAGTTGTACCGCCTCTTCTGATCGACGACTTCCTGAGCACTGTCGCCGTATTCGTCGGTGCAGTTGACGAGGATGGTATCGCCGCGAGTCGTGTCGTCACCGTGGTTGAAGACATGGAACTGCTCGGTGCTCCCGGTGCTGTCTCTCCAGTCATCACCGATCGCGAAGGTGACTTCAACCGGGCAGCTGCTGCCGAACGTCACTGACGTCTTCGTCATCCCCTCGGGGATGCCGGCTTCGGTGGGCTTGCCCGTGGGCTCGGGTCCGGCGGTCTCCTGCACGCCGATGCGCACCGGCCCGGCGGACTTGTCTTCCGTGCGGACCTGGAATACCGAGCATCCGCTGAGGAGGACCGTCAGTGCGAGAGTGCCGGCAGCAGCGGCTCGTCGCACCGAGGCAGGTCTGCCCGAGGCGGGGTTTCCCGACGCCGGTCCGCCCGAGGCAGAACTCCCCGAAGCGGGTCTCTTCGCAGCGAAGATCCCCACTGAGGACATATCCGCTGCCGTGCGCCCAGTCACTGGTCTCACTGCTGGTCACCTTGCCGGCGACGTTTTGGGTACCCCGCTTCCGGGCCGTTCTGATTCGGCTGAGCCTGTCGGTACCCGTGCTGGGGCGTCTGCGGACCGGAATTGGGCTGACTCCCCACAGGTGGCTGGCCGAAGTTCTGCTGACCCGAATGCGGCTGACTTCCCACCGGAGGCTGGCCGGGATGCTGAGGGCCGGAATTCTGTGGACCGGACTTCTGGGGACCCGAGTGCGGCTGGCTGCCGACCTGCGGCTGCCCATAGCCCGGTTTCTGTCCTCCGCCGTTCGGGTCCTGACGCGGCGGTTTGAACTGCGAATGCTGCCCGGAATCCGGCGGGAACCCGCCGGAGACGGATTCGCCCGTCCGACGATTGACCAGGTTCCCGTCGACCCGCTCGAGACGACGCTTCGACGTCCGCCGCGGAGTGCCGAGGATCCGTCCCTGCAGTTCGGCGTCATTGGGCTGACGCGGAGGCAGGAATCCGGGCGCCTGCCGCGAATCCGCCTGCTGCACCGGCTGCACCGCATGCGAACCGGCAGCGACCCGATCCATATGATCCGACATCTGCGGAACGGTCACGGGTGCGGCATCGGCAAGGACCGGGAGGACCATGCGCACCGAGGTGCCCACGCCCTCCTGGCTGAAGAGCTGCACGGATCCGCCGTGCCGAGTGACGATGGCACGCACGAGCGAGAGGCCCATGCCCGAACCGGCGACCGCGCGTACACGTGAACCGCGAGAGAGCTCGTCCCAGACGTTCTCCTGTTCGGCCAGCGGGATGCCGCTGCCCGTATCCGCAACCTCGACGACGACCCAGCGGTGGCCGTCGATGATCTGCTCATTGGCGCGCAGCTCGACGACTTCGGCCTGAGACGAGTATTTGAGGGCATTGCCCAGCAGGTTGAGAATCGCGGTGAGCAGCAGATCCTCCTCGCCGGCGACATCGGGCAGCCGCCACGGAGCACGGGCGACAGTCGCCACAATCATCCGATCTTCGGCGCCCGGCGCGGTGGAGGCATCTTCGACGGCCTGATGGATGAGCGCGTCGAGATCGACGCGGGCGTATTCGATGATGCGCGTCTCGACATCGGCGAGCTTGCGCAGATCGGCCAGCAGTCGAGCGACCCGGCGTGAGGACACGTCGACCTGCTTCGCTGCCGGCTCCACCTCGCTCAGAGTACCGCCGTCACGGACGACCTCGCGGATGCTCGCCGCCGAGGTGCGCAGCGCCGTCAGCGGATTCTTCAGCTCGTGGTCGAGTCGGATGAGCATCCGATTGCGCTTCGTCATCGAATCCTCGGCCGCGGCGTCTCGATGGATTCCCGCAGTGAGGCCTCACGCTTCTTCAGATGCCGCCAGCCGAACCAGGCACCGACGGCCAGACCGCCGAGCACGATGACGAGCAGAAGCAGGAACAGCCAGACCTGGATCTCGAAGACAAGGAAGTTCGTCATAGACGGCTCTGTCCGTCCTCCCCGCGAACCTCACCGACGAACCGGTAGCCGCGCCCCTGCACAGTGGCGATCCACCTGGGCTCTGCGGCATCTTCGCCGAGCACGCGACGCAGTTCGGCGACACGGGAGTCCACGGCACGGGTGCCCACAGCCTCTTCGAATCCCCACAGCACTTCGAGCAGGCGGGAGCGTTCGATGAGTTCGTCCTTGTGCACCATGAGGTACTCGAGCAGGGTGAAGCCCTTAGGCGTGATGACGAGTTCACGCTGCCCCAACCAGGCCCGGCGTCCGACTCGGTCGACGCGCAGGCCGAAGCTGGACACGAGCACCGGTGCTGTGGCCAAGGGCGGCCCGTCATTGCGGGTGCGACGCAGCACGGCACGGATGCGCGCGACGAGCTCGTGCGGGTCGAAGGGCTTGTTGAGGTAGTCGTCGGCGCCCTCTTCGAGTGCCATCGCCCGCTCGACGCCTTCGCCGACCTGAGTCAGCAGCAGCACCGGAACCCAGTTCTCCTCCTGGCGCAGTCGGCGCAGCACCTGCCGTCCGTCGGCTCCGGGCATGAGCACGTCGAGGACGCACACATCGGGTCGGTGGCGGTGGATCTCATCGAGGGCGAGCAGTCCGTCGCTGGCGGGCAGAACCCGGAATCCGGAGCGTTCGAGGAACGGCACGACCGCTCCGAGGACGTCCGGCTCATCATCGGCGACCAAGACGAGTGGTTGGGGCTCGGTGTGATTGTCAGCCGTCATGGTGGTCAGTTCCGGTTCCTCTCTGGCGTTCCCAGGCGATCTCTCTCGCCTCGGCACGATCGACCGCCTCGGCGAGTTCATCTCGGTACAGCATAGATCGACGCAGGTGCTTGGTGCGATATCCGGCGCGGCCGACCATATGGGTGGCGACGGGGATCGTCACCAGTTGGAAGGAGATGATGATCGCCAACGTCGTCACCGTCGCCCAGGTCGGGAACTGGATCGCGATCGCCACAGCGACAAGCACCAGGCCCAACACCTGGGGTTTCGCACTCGCATGCATCCGCGAGAGAAGGTCGGCGAAGCGGACGAGACCGACCGCTGCGGCCAGGGACAGGACCGCGCCGAGGACGATGAGCACGGCCGAGATGATGTCAAGAACCACGACTGTTCCCCTCTCCGTCTCGGTCCGATCCGTCGCCACCCGATCCGTCGCCGTCCGACATGTGCTCGGCGTCTTCAGGTCCCGGGTCGGGCCCGGTGCCCTCGCCCTCTCCATCGCTGTCGGCGTGGGCGTCGTAGGTGGGATCCGTGATCTCGGTGACCTCCGGCTCCCCGAGCTCCGTCGCTTCGGCGCTCTGCTCCCCCGCACCACGCGGCATATGCCAATCCGTGCTGGTGAAGTCCGACAGTGCCCCCGCCTCGGCGCCCAGGGTCATCGAATCGGACTTCGACACGTACCTCGACACGCTCACCGAACCGACGAAGCCGAGCATCGCGAGCACGATGAGCACGGGCAGCAGATCCGTGCGGTCGGACAGAGCCATATACCCGCCGAGGCCGCACATGATCGACGCGAGCACGACGTCGGTGCCGATCATGCGATCGAGGATCGACGGACCCCGGACGATCCGGAAGAGCGCGATGACCACCGAGGCGGCCAGCAGCACCGAACCGGCGATGACGAGGGTGTGGAGGACGATCTCACCCATCAGCGACCTCCCTCGGTCTCGCCCAGCGGATCCGGCCTGGCCCGCAGAGAGGCGAGGTCACGGTGCGAACCGAGGGTGCGGATGAGCAGCTCTTCGATGAAGTAGACCTGCGCCTTGGCCTTGCGCAGCTTCTCCTCGGAATCGCAGTCCAGGAAGTGCAGATAGAGGATGCCCATGGCCCGGTCGCTGTCGATGATGATCGACCCGGGGATGAGGCTGGCAGTATCGGCGATGAGGGTGAGCACGAGGTCCGAGCTCGTGCGCAGATCGCAGGCGATGACGGACCCGGCTCCGACCGCCTTGCGGCGGAACGCATACCAGGCGACTTCGACGGAGGCGTGGAGGACCGAGTAGAGGAACCACAGGCCGAACACCGTGGCATGCCAGACGTTGAACCGTCCGGACAGCACGACGGGCGGCAGGTAGAACACGCGGGTGACGATGAACGCCAGCACGATTCCGGTGACCACGGTGACCACCGTGATGGCGTCCCACAGCATCAGCCACAGCAGAACCAGCGAGATCAGCAGCACGAGCTGCTGGATGACTCCGCGGCCCCGGCTCATCCGCGCCCGGTTGGGAACCGGTGCACGATTCTGTCCTTGGTCGCTGGCCCGGCCCTGGTCGCGGACCTGTCGCTGAGCTCGGGCCCGGCCCTGCGCATCGTCCCGGCCCTGAGCTCGCGGCCGTCCGTGCTCGTGATCGGGGCTCATCAGTCATCACCTCCGAGCACGTTCGTGACGTAGTCGATCGGAGTCGAGAGGTTCTCCGCCGCCCGGTTCGACATGTCCCACAGGGGTTCGGCGGCGATCGTGAGCACGATGGAGGCGATCACCACCACCGAGGTGGCCGCCACCATGGCAGGGGGCACTCCGATCTGAGATTTCCACGTCTTCCCCGCCAGCAGCGTCTTCTTCCGCTCCGTGAACTCCTCGACGAGGTCCTCGTTCGGCTCTTCCACGTCGACCGGATCTCGCCAGAACGCGAGGTTGAAGGTACGGCCGATGACGTAGAGGGTGAGCAGGCTCGTCACGGTGCCGGCGACGATGAGGACCGTGGGCAGCCACGCATGATCGTCGAAGCCGGCGAGGAAGAGCGCGACCTTGCCGATGAACCCGGAGAACGGCGGAATGCCGGAGAGATTGAGCGCCGGGATGAAGAAGATGATCGTGATCACCGGAGACAGCACCATGAGACCGCCCAGCGACCTCGTCGAGGTGGACCCGCCGCGCATTTCGACGAGTCCGATGGCCAGGAACAGCGCGGTCTGGACGATGATGTGGTGAACCGTGTAGTAGATCGCCGCGGACAGGCCCACACTCGTCCCCAAGGCGACGCCGAAGAGCATGTAGCCGATGTGGGAGACCAGGGTGAAGGACACGATCCGCTTGATCTCCGACTGCGCGATGGCGCCGAAGATGCCCACGAGCATCGTCAGTCCCGCCGCGATGAGCAGCGGCACCCGCAGGGACGATTCGGAGAACAGCAGAGTTTCGGTGCGGATGATCGCATAGATGCCGACCTTCGTCAGCAGTCCCGCGAAGACCGCAGTCACCGGGGCCGGTGCCGTCGGGTACGAGTCGGGAAGCCAGAAGGACAGCGGGAAGATCGCGGCCTTGATGCCGAAGCCCAGCAGCAGGAGGACGTGGAGGATCATCTGCACATCGGCCGGCAGGTCCGAGATCCTCCCCGCCAGCTGCGCCATGTTCACGGTGCCGCACGCGGCGTAGATGATGCCGATGGCGGCGAGGAAGATCACC from Brevibacterium sp. JSBI002 includes the following:
- a CDS encoding Na+/H+ antiporter subunit D, whose amino-acid sequence is MIDLLPVLVPLPVLLPLIGAGIALILSKHTRAQNLVSIAILVAVMVIATLILFGVDAHGPQVVAIGGWQPPAGIVLVADRLSSLMLIVSALVTLCVLVYALSQDANDDSNETPISVFNPSYLVLCAGIANSFLAGDLFNLYVGFEMFLVASYVLLTLGATAERIRAGVTYVIISLVSSVIFLAAIGIIYAACGTVNMAQLAGRISDLPADVQMILHVLLLLGFGIKAAIFPLSFWLPDSYPTAPAPVTAVFAGLLTKVGIYAIIRTETLLFSESSLRVPLLIAAGLTMLVGIFGAIAQSEIKRIVSFTLVSHIGYMLFGVALGTSVGLSAAIYYTVHHIIVQTALFLAIGLVEMRGGSTSTRSLGGLMVLSPVITIIFFIPALNLSGIPPFSGFIGKVALFLAGFDDHAWLPTVLIVAGTVTSLLTLYVIGRTFNLAFWRDPVDVEEPNEDLVEEFTERKKTLLAGKTWKSQIGVPPAMVAATSVVVIASIVLTIAAEPLWDMSNRAAENLSTPIDYVTNVLGGDD